The genomic window TACCGGTATATACTTTTCAATATCATTGAAGCTGACTTCAGGAACCTCCTCCTTGAAGAAGTCACCGGTCCTCTTACTTGAAATGAATTTTTCAGCTCTTGTCACAATATCTATATGCCTGTCATATGCCTCCTTACCGGTATCTCCGAATGTGAGTAGACCATGCTTTCTCAGGACAATGCCATCTATATCCTTCCTGAAATTTTTGAGTACTTCCTTAGCGAGCTTGAAGCCGGGCGGTATGTATGGCAGTACAACAACCTTTCCTAAAATATTTGAAATCTCTTCAGAAGAAAGATCCGTATTGGTGATCGACAGAATGGCGTCAGCATGGGAGTGAAACACAAACTTGTAAGGCAGAAAGGCATGGAGAAATGTTTCGACGGAAGGTGAAGGCTCTGATGGATTTACCATGCTCCGCTTGAGGTAGTCCACCATCTCTTCATCAGTCATATGATCGATGTTCACGGCAGCCAATGCATCCTCCATCCTTATACCGGTAAACCCGCGGCTGTCAATCGTGCCAAGATTTGATCCACTGTTCTTGACACGCAGCACATCTTTAAGCTTGCCCGTGTGATCCCTTTCCTGCGTTTTGACGGATGTATTACCCCCACCATGAAGAACCAGATCCGGTTCATTTCCTATCAACCTTGAACCGTATACGACCTCCTCAATATCGTTGGCGAACTTTGTCTGAGCCCATTTGTTCTGCATGGACAAGTATCACTGTTCTTCTCTTAAATCTTTTATGCAACTTCGCAGCCTGAAATGGAACATAGCTTTGGATCGTTGTAGTTTCTGCACCTAACATTATTTCTTTATCTGATGTGCGCATGTTCCATCATGTACAAATTTGAGATAGAGGTCTCTGGCGGGCTAGAAGAGGTCTATGGTAAGATGTTCAAACTATTGAAAGACTCTGGTTTTGTCATCCTTTCATATGTTGACGTGAGGGAGATACTAAGGAAGACAGTTAATAAGGATATCGATCCGCTTTACATTCTGAACATATGTAAGCCAATAGCTGCTGACGAATTCATAAGCACCTCTTATGAGACAAGCATGTTTATACCCTGCAAGATCGTACTTCATCAAGTCGGGGAGAAGACAAGGGTATCTCTCCAGCTTATCTCGCCGCAGATCGAGAAGTTCACAGACATGCCAACAGACGCTGCCAGAAAGTATGAAAATGAAATAATTGAGGTTCTCAGGCGTTTGGGATAGGGGGCGGCATACCGAGCGCGAAAATATTAAATGATGCGATGAAATTAGGGATACTGCCAATCCCGGCTTAGCTCAGTTGGTAGAGCGGCGGACTGTAGAGGGTTCAACGGTGAATTCGCCGTAATCCGCAGGTCTCTGGTTCGAATCCGGAAGCCGGGATCTATATTATTGTATTGTGGATTTTCTAAGCGCATCTCTTATATCTTCAATAACGAATGAGGGATCCTCTATTCCCACCGAAAGGCGCATAAGCGATGGTGTTATGCCTATCCTTTTTCGATCAGCATCGCTCAGGTTCCGGTGGGACATTGTCTGTGGATTTGATATGAGGGTGGAAACGCCACCCATGGTATTTGCAGGCGTTATGGCTTCAAGCGAAGACATGAATTTCTGGACTTCGACATTCTCATCCAGCACAAAAGAGACAACCGCTCCATAATTTTTAAGTAGCCTCTTCGCAAGATCATGATGTTCGTTATCGGAAATCCCTGGATAATAAACTCTCGTTATATGATCCATGGCCATCAGTTCTTCGGCTATCTTTGCAGCGTGCTGTGATGAGGTTTCCACACGGATCTTCAGCGTCTTCATGCCCTGCAGGAAAAGAAATGCCGAGAATGGATCCATTGAAGCGCCAAGGCTTCTTCGGAGGGCATCGATTTCTTCAATCATTCTAGCGGATCCTGAAGCTGATCCTCCTATCGCTGCATTGTGGCCGCCGATGAACTTGGATAGACTGTTAACTGCAAGATCTGCATTTAGTTCCAGGGCCCTCTGTCCGATGGGGGTGATGATGGTGTCGTCCACAATCAGGATCGCTCCGATCTGTCTGGTTATCTCCGCTATCCTCGGAATATCATACACGCGAAGCAAAGGATTAGATACGCTCTCCACGAAAACCATCCTCGTTTTCCCATCAATAGCATCGATCACCTTTTCAGTCCCGGGATCGGTTGTCTTGACATCTATACCATACTTGGACATGAAATCCCTGGCAAAGGTGTAGGTTCTGCCAAAGACATCGACGGGTAGTACAAGGCGATCGCCGGGTCTGATCAGGGAGAGAAAAACGGTAGATATGGCACCCATCCCTGATGAAAAACACACGGTGTTTTCTGCGTTCTCCAGGATACCCATCTGCCTGGCAAGCTCCTCAACGGTTGGATTCATCTCCCTTGAATAGCGAAAATGATCACCCTCAGGCGATCTGTACGCGGTTGTGGCGTATATTGGGAAATTAACTGAATGTGCATTTTTATCAAAATTGTCTCTAATCGGAAATTGGAGATCCTTCGACATAGGCACCACCAGATATTCCGGCCTCCACGAGCCTGCAGGAAATACCATGCTTCGATAATATCAGTTCTGCGCTTCTTTTTATGGATTCGATATCTGAAAGTTCATCGCAAAGAATGAGAATTGATGGGCCTGCTCCGCTAACCGCGACACCCACTGCGTTGTATTCAAGCGCTGATTTTTTCACATCAGGATAATATGGAAATAGGGGCAACCTTGATGATTCGACAACATCGTCATTCATCCCGATCCTGATCATATCTCGATCACCGTGCATCAGTCCGGCTATTAGAGAAGCGGTCCGTGCTATTGCTCTGGAATATTCGTTCAGAGAAATTAATGTAGGGATCATCTGCCTTGCCATCCTTGTCTTGTTCTCTATTGAAACATCTGGTATAGCTATGAGGAATCGGTATTCATGTGAGATGGGGAGCCGCGATACCTTAAGATCGCCATCGCGGGTCACGAGCGTGAGGCCACCAAATATGGAGGCGGCGACGTTATCTGGGTGCGGGCTGCCAGAGGCGGCGCTTTCTCCGATCATGGCATATTTCACCAGTTCCTCACGTGTCAGTTCTAGGCCAAAGTATGAGTCCAGTGCAACGACCGCTGCGGCTGCGCTGGCTCCGCTGCTTCCTAGGCCAAGGCCCTTAGGTATCCCCTTTTCAATCCTGATCTCAATATTTCGGCTGATATCCATATCATCGATAAGAGAAAGTGCGGCAAGGCCTGCCGTGTTCATTACAGGATCAGCCGGTACTCCATCTCCTATTACTCTGAAGGTGTGACTCTCGTCAACTGTTACCCTATCATAGAAAGCATCCAGCGCTATGGCCAGCGCATCGAAGCCGGATCCAAGATTCGCAGAAGAGCATGGAGCAACAGCTGTGATCTTCACGAAATCGCGATTATCGCATTAGTAATAATAATTATGTTATAAATAATTACCTTGAGTAATTAGATCTCGTGTATTGTCCTAATGAGCCTCTCGAGTCCCTCCCTTATGGTCTCTTCAGAGGTGGCAAATGAGATTCTGAAATGTCTCCTTCCGCCAAGGCCAAAGGCATCTCCGGGTGTTACGACAACCTGACCCCTGCTGAGGAGCAGATTCGAAAGTTCTTCCGATTCCATCGATTTCTTATACGCTGGAAATACGTAAAAGGCCCCCTCCGGTTTGTA from Thermoplasma sp. Kam2015 includes these protein-coding regions:
- a CDS encoding DUF302 domain-containing protein, whose translation is MYKFEIEVSGGLEEVYGKMFKLLKDSGFVILSYVDVREILRKTVNKDIDPLYILNICKPIAADEFISTSYETSMFIPCKIVLHQVGEKTRVSLQLISPQIEKFTDMPTDAARKYENEIIEVLRRLG
- a CDS encoding homoserine kinase, whose product is MKITAVAPCSSANLGSGFDALAIALDAFYDRVTVDESHTFRVIGDGVPADPVMNTAGLAALSLIDDMDISRNIEIRIEKGIPKGLGLGSSGASAAAAVVALDSYFGLELTREELVKYAMIGESAASGSPHPDNVAASIFGGLTLVTRDGDLKVSRLPISHEYRFLIAIPDVSIENKTRMARQMIPTLISLNEYSRAIARTASLIAGLMHGDRDMIRIGMNDDVVESSRLPLFPYYPDVKKSALEYNAVGVAVSGAGPSILILCDELSDIESIKRSAELILSKHGISCRLVEAGISGGAYVEGSPISD
- a CDS encoding aminotransferase class I/II-fold pyridoxal phosphate-dependent enzyme; this translates as MSKDLQFPIRDNFDKNAHSVNFPIYATTAYRSPEGDHFRYSREMNPTVEELARQMGILENAENTVCFSSGMGAISTVFLSLIRPGDRLVLPVDVFGRTYTFARDFMSKYGIDVKTTDPGTEKVIDAIDGKTRMVFVESVSNPLLRVYDIPRIAEITRQIGAILIVDDTIITPIGQRALELNADLAVNSLSKFIGGHNAAIGGSASGSARMIEEIDALRRSLGASMDPFSAFLFLQGMKTLKIRVETSSQHAAKIAEELMAMDHITRVYYPGISDNEHHDLAKRLLKNYGAVVSFVLDENVEVQKFMSSLEAITPANTMGGVSTLISNPQTMSHRNLSDADRKRIGITPSLMRLSVGIEDPSFVIEDIRDALRKSTIQ